The segment ACTAATAAAAAGGTACTACAGGGAAATAGTCAAAAAAGTAACATAATAAcataatgtatatatacataacacTATGGTAAAATAAGTAATCAATCTTTCAATTTTGGTTAGTTTGCAATTTAGTCTTGGTAAAATAAGTAATCAATCTTTCAATTTTGGTTAGTTTGCAATTTAGTCttggtaaatttttaaaaataccatAAATAAAGAAAGTCTTATCAAGAATTAGAGGGGGAGGGGAGGAGATAGCAAATATTTTGTggaaaattaaagaaaagaaacttCTTGGGTCGTAGATAAAGAGAGGTAAGCAATGATACGAGATGAAAcaagggtttttagtaattaatcCCTCCAACTAAagatttttcgtaaaaaaattCCTCAACTATTTATCTTGTGTTTTATCCCCTAAAGTTATATTCCGTTAGATTTTAGTACCCTCCGTCCACTTTGTCGTGATATAGTAACAGACTCCGTTTAATCAAAACGTAGCGTTTCATTAAGAGTAAAAAACAACATGTTTTCTCTTTGAAACGGCAGGGAGTGTCTTTAAAACAACATGGCGTTGAAAAGCCTGAGCCCTTACTCTCTTTGTCGTgaagaatttgaaaaaaatccCCAAATTCACAAATCCTAACTTAATTCTTCGATGATTTTCGTCAATTACCATGATTTCATTGTAGATTCAGACTGAGTAAGAGCTGATTGTTGATAATTTTCATCTGTTTCGAAGGAGAATAGAGACGAACGAAGGTTCAAAGATGTTAAGGTTAGTTGGTTTGGTGTTTTCCGCTCTGTATCATatagaaatttcaaaaattgtTGAGTTATTGATGAGTTTTCATTCTCAGTTCACCACAGGACAATTTTCTTTAGATTACACATTGGAGGCTACTGGGGAGGTGATGGCTCGTACAATGGTGGTGAAAATAGATGTTGTCGTGTTGATTTTGAGCAACCAAGTCTGAGAATGTTGAAAAAAATGGTGCTGGATTCTGGGTTTTCAGAAAATATGAGTAAGTTCTCTTATTTTTCATCTGGTGTTGTTGACGACAATCGTATGGAGTTGTATGATGATGGTAATGTTATAGAGATGATTAGGATTTCACATGAGATAGAGTCGATGAATCTTTATGTGGTTAGAGAAGATGATCTTGTTCTTGATGATGTACTTGTTGGagaagtggaagaagaagaggaaccacaagatgatgatgaagcgTATGATTTTTACCGTCACGATTACATGGAGAGTGATGGTTCAGAAGGGGAGGGTGATAATGACAGGATAGACTTTTATGTAGGTCAGGAGTTTGTTTCGAAGGAAAAGTGTAAGGCAACAATAGAGAAATATGTTGTGAGAAAGAAGCTGAATATTCACTTTCCGAagtgtgagaagaagaaaatacagGCTGTATGTGTTCAAGACAGTTGCAAATGGCGTCTATATGCATCAATAAACAGCCGCTCAGACAAAATGGTAGTGAGAACAATGGAAGGAACACATAGCTGTTATCCTACTGGAGTTGTTGACCTCTACAGTGCACCAAAGATAGCTGCTGATTATATCAACGAGTTTAGgaccaatcctaagctctcagCGGAACAAATTCAACAAAGATTAGGAATGGCTGGGCTTCGGGTAACAAAAACGAAGTGTCAAAGCGCAAGACAGATTATGAAGCACATTGTCAGTGATGAATATGCTGAGCAGTTTACAAGAATGTATGACTACGTTGAGAAGCTGAGGAAAACTAATCTTGGATCTACGGTGATATTAGGTACAAAAGATAGAGTTTTTGAGAAGTTCTACACATGTTTTGCATCTCATAAAAATGGCTGGAAGAGTGCATGTCGTAGAGTTATCCATTTGGATGGTACATTCCTAAAAAGCCGAATGAAAGGACAACTTTTGACTGCTGTGGGAAAAGACCCAAATGATGCAATGTATATCATTGGATGGGCGATTGTACCAGTGGAAAACAAAGTCTATTGGGAGTGGTTTATGGATCTATTGCGAGAAGACTTGGGTTTGGAAGATGGTAATGGCGTGGCACTTTCTTCAGATCAGCAA is part of the Brassica rapa cultivar Chiifu-401-42 chromosome A09, CAAS_Brap_v3.01, whole genome shotgun sequence genome and harbors:
- the LOC103841103 gene encoding uncharacterized protein LOC103841103 codes for the protein MVLDSGFSENMSKFSYFSSGVVDDNRMELYDDGNVIEMIRISHEIESMNLYVVREDDLVLDDVLVGEVEEEEEPQDDDEAYDFYRHDYMESDGSEGEGDNDRIDFYVGQEFVSKEKCKATIEKYVVRKKLNIHFPKCEKKKIQAVCVQDSCKWRLYASINSRSDKMVVRTMEGTHSCYPTGVVDLYSAPKIAADYINEFRTNPKLSAEQIQQRLGMAGLRVTKTKCQSARQIMKHIVSDEYAEQFTRMYDYVEKLRKTNLGSTVILGTKDRVFEKFYTCFASHKNGWKSACRRVIHLDGTFLKSRMKGQLLTAVGKDPNDAMYIIGWAIVPVENKVYWEWFMDLLREDLGLEDGNGVALSSDQQKGLIYAIKNVLPDAEHRMCARHIFANLQKRAFFSDIPKSVSVENNISESYNAVLKDAREKPIVGLLEDIRRHIMASNLVKIKEMESVTSLVTPKALATIEKQKKSLKWCQPLSNGRGIYEVDHGKNKYVVHVRDKTSCSCREYDVSGIPCCHIMCALWAEYKETKLPETVVLDWFSVEKWKLCYSSLMFPVNGMELWETHSDVVVMPPLDRIMSGRPKNNDRVRDPSEAASQTSQNSQKAIVTCSNCLQTGHNIWTCEQEIVPKPPKPVPLFPSFHAKTVMTCSNCQQTGHNKRKCRLEPVTKPSNQPRGRPSKKQKTIEDTNVE